A stretch of Aureitalea marina DNA encodes these proteins:
- a CDS encoding glycosyltransferase family 2 protein, with amino-acid sequence WSGFLQASNPKRYPDRKKEYDQPVVVNWVNGAFMFFRSSDFDAIGGFDTNVFLYFEEMDLGHRLRKIGKQCVLHPGARILHYQGVSIGRSREIDKEAYISYLYVVRKNRGWAYALMINLYLILVCLIKPKNGIYYQPY; translated from the coding sequence TTGGTCGGGTTTTTTACAGGCCTCTAATCCCAAGCGCTATCCGGACCGGAAGAAGGAATACGATCAACCTGTGGTGGTCAATTGGGTAAACGGTGCCTTTATGTTCTTCCGCAGCTCAGATTTTGACGCTATAGGAGGATTTGACACCAATGTGTTCCTTTATTTTGAAGAAATGGACCTGGGCCATCGCCTCAGGAAGATCGGCAAACAGTGTGTGCTGCATCCCGGTGCCAGGATATTGCATTATCAGGGCGTTAGTATTGGCCGTTCCCGGGAAATAGACAAAGAAGCGTATATTTCCTATCTCTATGTGGTCCGTAAGAACCGAGGATGGGCCTATGCGTTGATGATCAATTTGTATCTGATCCTGGTCTGTCTGATCAAACCAAAAAATGGTATTTATTACCAACCCTATTAA
- a CDS encoding L-threonylcarbamoyladenylate synthase, translated as MGIGCDATHATAVDRIFELKKRPGDKAMICLVNDFRMLSQYLNQVPEMAYDVLKYANKPTTVVYDDPIRVAENLVAADNSLAIRVVRDTFCGELIKRLKKPLVSTSANLSGAPTPAKFKDIDKAIVQGVDYVVNWNRDKVNKRSSSIIKIKNDGTVKVIRS; from the coding sequence TTGGGCATTGGCTGTGATGCAACCCATGCGACGGCTGTCGACCGTATCTTCGAACTCAAAAAAAGGCCTGGGGACAAGGCCATGATCTGCTTGGTCAATGACTTTCGCATGCTCTCCCAGTATTTGAACCAGGTACCGGAAATGGCATACGACGTTCTGAAATACGCCAATAAACCTACTACAGTTGTCTATGATGATCCAATTCGTGTGGCCGAAAACCTGGTCGCTGCAGACAACAGCTTGGCCATCAGGGTGGTTCGAGATACCTTTTGCGGAGAACTGATCAAACGCTTGAAAAAACCACTGGTCTCGACCTCAGCCAACCTCAGCGGAGCGCCTACACCGGCTAAATTCAAGGATATTGACAAGGCCATTGTGCAGGGAGTTGATTATGTGGTCAATTGGAATCGAGACAAGGTGAATAAGAGGTCCTCCTCCATCATAAAAATTAAAAATGACGGAACCGTCAAAGTGATAAGAAGCTAA